The Candidatus Methylomirabilota bacterium genomic interval CGAAGACGTCCGGTCGGTCGCTCATGATGAGGTAGAGCATCCCGACGCGGTGAGGGGCAAGGCCCGCCCGCACCTGCTCTGGGTAGAAGAGCGGGCCGGGGCCACACAGGTAGGCCGCTTGGAAGGCGATCAGCCCCAGGCTGGTGTGGTCGGGGTAGATCGCGCAGGAGTCCAGCGAGCCGTTCCCGGGATACGGGTCGTGGGTGATGATGGTGCGCGGCCGCTCCTGTCGGATGATCGCCGTCAGATCCT includes:
- a CDS encoding PIG-L family deacetylase, whose amino-acid sequence is DLTAIIRQERPRTIITHDPYPGNGSLDSCAIYPDHTSLGLIAFQAAYLCGPGPLFYPEQVRAGLAPHRVGMLYLIMSDRPDVFVDVEPVWDKRMRALRQHASQGRDRPEMEEFFRRIAGALGTNAGCKLAEGFRKLPPS